One Desulfatiglans sp. DNA window includes the following coding sequences:
- a CDS encoding ABC transporter permease, translating into MPNHNDSQYRGSITIYTPESSLRNPLRLLHDMFRDLINGRELAWRLAVRDISAQYRQTALGLLWAFILPLAHTATWIFLNGSGIVSIRDTNLPYPVYVFTGTMLWAIFMDAVNAPLQQTTNAKQMLAKNNFPREALVVSGIYQTLFNGAIKILLMLIVIIISGIYPGWSLIWFLLAILSLILTGTALGLLITPVGLLYTDVGKSLPLLMQFLMYLTPVVFPMPKGGLAAIIYNLNPLTPLITTARNWLTGASSEFFSYYLLVNGFVLFLLLMVWVIYRAAMPILIERMSA; encoded by the coding sequence ATGCCTAATCATAATGATTCACAATATAGGGGCTCAATAACCATCTACACCCCTGAATCCTCATTGAGGAATCCTCTCCGCCTTCTACATGATATGTTCCGCGATCTCATTAATGGCCGTGAGCTTGCGTGGAGGCTTGCTGTAAGGGATATAAGCGCGCAGTACAGGCAGACAGCTCTCGGGCTTCTATGGGCATTTATATTGCCCCTTGCGCATACCGCCACATGGATATTCCTGAATGGCTCCGGAATTGTCAGTATTAGAGACACAAACCTGCCCTATCCGGTTTATGTTTTTACCGGAACAATGCTCTGGGCCATATTCATGGATGCCGTAAACGCGCCGCTTCAGCAGACCACAAATGCCAAACAGATGCTGGCAAAGAATAATTTCCCGCGTGAAGCGCTTGTTGTTTCAGGCATCTATCAGACACTGTTCAATGGGGCAATTAAGATATTATTAATGCTCATAGTCATTATTATTTCGGGCATCTATCCTGGATGGAGTCTGATATGGTTTCTACTGGCAATCCTGTCGCTTATTCTCACAGGCACAGCACTGGGTCTGCTTATTACACCTGTAGGGCTGTTATATACTGATGTAGGAAAATCACTGCCTCTTCTCATGCAGTTCTTAATGTACCTGACACCTGTGGTATTTCCCATGCCTAAAGGCGGATTAGCAGCAATAATCTACAACCTGAACCCACTTACACCGCTGATAACCACAGCCCGAAACTGGTTAACTGGCGCCTCATCTGAATTTTTTAGCTATTATCTTCTTGTTAATGGTTTTGTGCTTTTCCTGCTCCTGATGGTCTGGGTCATCTACCGGGCTGCAATGCCGATTTTGATAGAGAGGATGAGCGCGTAA
- a CDS encoding four helix bundle protein, with amino-acid sequence MEEKPEFRFEKLDVWQKSIEWVDEIYSAAKLFPPDERFGLTSQLKRSSISVASNIAEGSGRSSDKDFARFIEIAYGSLMEAVCQCMIAKRQKFISGEDYK; translated from the coding sequence ATGGAAGAGAAACCTGAGTTTAGATTTGAAAAGCTTGATGTGTGGCAAAAGTCTATAGAATGGGTCGATGAGATTTATAGTGCGGCAAAATTATTTCCCCCTGATGAGAGATTTGGACTGACATCACAATTAAAAAGGTCATCAATATCTGTTGCCTCAAATATTGCAGAAGGCTCTGGCAGGTCTTCAGATAAAGATTTCGCGAGATTTATTGAAATAGCATACGGGTCTTTAATGGAAGCTGTTTGCCAATGCATGATAGCAAAAAGACAAAAATTCATATCTGGTGAAGATTATAAATAA
- a CDS encoding HEPN domain-containing protein: MSNMQILYQYRLDQAETTLSDAKKMYEAKVSPRSVINRAYYAMFYSLLALYIRVNLNIKTSKHSGVISIFDKEFILPGKIDKKYSRMLHSVFDDRQEFDYKELVEVTLDDSVNAISNAEEFIDAIKNYITSL; encoded by the coding sequence ATGAGTAATATGCAAATCCTTTATCAATACCGATTGGATCAGGCAGAAACAACTCTCAGCGACGCCAAAAAAATGTATGAGGCAAAGGTTAGTCCTCGCTCAGTGATTAACAGGGCATATTATGCCATGTTTTACAGCCTTTTAGCCCTTTATATTAGGGTTAATTTAAATATTAAGACTTCCAAACACAGTGGAGTAATCAGTATTTTTGATAAAGAGTTTATTCTCCCAGGAAAGATAGATAAAAAATATTCAAGAATGTTGCACTCTGTTTTTGATGATAGGCAGGAGTTTGATTATAAGGAATTGGTTGAAGTTACTTTAGATGATTCAGTTAATGCAATTAGTAATGCTGAAGAGTTTATTGACGCAATAAAAAATTACATCACTTCATTGTGA